In the genome of Azospirillum thermophilum, one region contains:
- a CDS encoding class I SAM-dependent methyltransferase — protein MRKTVLNVGCGPRGTSAIGPLFPAETWQEVRLDIDPGVGPDVVASMTDMSPIPDGSMDAVWSSHNLEHLHAHEVPGALGEFLRVLRPGGMLMLFVPDLQAIAQIVAEDRLDDPLYMSSVGPVSPLDIIFGFGAAIAAGNHFMAHRTGFTPKVLGRVLQEAGFEPVAIWRRAIAYELQVKAFRPPAPARVMEVIGLGPDAAG, from the coding sequence ATGCGCAAGACGGTGCTCAATGTCGGCTGCGGGCCTCGTGGCACCAGCGCCATCGGCCCGCTCTTCCCGGCGGAGACCTGGCAGGAGGTCCGGCTCGACATCGACCCGGGGGTCGGGCCGGACGTCGTCGCATCGATGACGGACATGTCGCCCATCCCGGACGGGAGCATGGACGCCGTCTGGTCGTCGCACAACCTGGAGCACCTCCATGCGCACGAGGTGCCGGGGGCGCTGGGAGAGTTCCTGCGGGTCCTGCGCCCCGGCGGCATGCTGATGCTGTTCGTTCCCGACCTGCAGGCGATCGCCCAGATCGTGGCCGAGGATCGCCTGGACGATCCGCTCTACATGTCGAGCGTCGGGCCGGTCTCGCCGCTCGACATCATCTTCGGCTTCGGGGCGGCGATCGCCGCCGGAAACCACTTCATGGCGCACCGCACCGGCTTCACGCCCAAGGTCCTGGGGCGGGTCCTGCAGGAGGCAGGCTTCGAACCCGTCGCGATCTGGCGCCGGGCGATCGCTTATGAACTGCAGGTCAAGGCCTTTCGCCCTCCTGCCCCGGCGAGGGTGATGGAGGTCATCGGCCTCGGTCCGGACGCCGCCGGCTGA
- a CDS encoding glycosyltransferase family 4 protein, producing the protein MNYLFVHQNFPGQYQHIVQHLAAQPGNRVVFISQENPVQIPNVERVVYQPFRTPRPTTHHYIQELEQAVVFGQSVFEACRKLKNDGFRPDIMIGHNGWGETLYMKDVWPDVPLLAYFEFFYHLHGADIGFDPSLPVTPNDGPRVRTKNVINTLGFAAADWGQAPTRWQWSLYPDYMRARISVIHEGVDTAIVRPEPEAWIRLPNGTTLTPRDEVITYVARNLEPYRGFHVFMRALPGILKRRPRAQVLIVGGDEVSYGQQAPDGRSFREIMLEEVGRGIDRERVHFLGKVPYGTFLTLLRVSSAHIYLTYPFVLSWSFLEAMATGCLVIGSATAPVQEVIRDRENGLLVDFFDGAALADRIDEALSHPDRMQDIRERARRTVVENYDLHTVTLPRHMALMDDLVNGRTPR; encoded by the coding sequence ATGAACTATCTCTTCGTTCACCAGAACTTTCCGGGGCAATATCAGCACATCGTCCAGCATCTGGCCGCGCAGCCGGGCAACCGGGTGGTGTTCATCTCGCAGGAAAATCCTGTCCAGATTCCCAACGTGGAACGGGTCGTCTACCAGCCCTTCCGCACGCCGCGACCGACCACCCACCATTACATCCAGGAACTGGAGCAGGCGGTCGTCTTCGGGCAAAGCGTCTTCGAGGCCTGTCGGAAGCTGAAGAACGATGGCTTCCGACCGGACATCATGATCGGGCACAACGGCTGGGGCGAGACCCTCTACATGAAGGACGTCTGGCCGGACGTGCCCCTGCTGGCCTATTTCGAGTTCTTCTACCACCTGCACGGCGCCGATATCGGCTTTGATCCGTCCCTGCCGGTAACGCCCAACGACGGGCCGCGGGTGCGCACCAAGAACGTCATCAACACGCTGGGCTTCGCGGCCGCCGACTGGGGGCAGGCGCCGACGCGATGGCAGTGGTCGCTCTATCCCGACTACATGCGCGCCCGCATCAGCGTCATCCATGAAGGTGTCGACACCGCCATCGTCCGGCCGGAGCCGGAGGCCTGGATCCGGTTGCCGAACGGCACGACCCTGACCCCGCGGGACGAGGTGATCACCTACGTCGCCCGCAATCTGGAGCCTTACCGCGGCTTCCACGTCTTCATGCGCGCCCTGCCCGGCATCCTGAAGCGCCGCCCCCGGGCGCAGGTGCTGATCGTCGGCGGTGACGAGGTCAGCTACGGCCAGCAGGCGCCGGACGGCCGGAGCTTCCGCGAGATCATGCTGGAGGAGGTCGGCCGGGGAATCGACCGGGAGCGGGTGCATTTCCTCGGCAAGGTGCCCTACGGAACCTTCCTCACCCTGCTGCGCGTCTCTTCGGCTCACATCTATCTGACCTATCCCTTCGTCCTGTCCTGGTCCTTCCTGGAGGCCATGGCCACCGGCTGCCTGGTGATCGGCTCCGCCACCGCCCCCGTGCAGGAGGTCATCCGCGACCGCGAGAACGGGCTTCTGGTTGATTTCTTCGACGGTGCGGCGCTCGCCGACCGGATCGACGAGGCCCTGAGCCATCCCGACCGCATGCAGGACATCCGCGAGCGGGCACGCCGGACGGTGGTGGAGAATTACGACCTGCACACCGTCACCCTGCCCCGTCACATGGCCCTGATGGACGATCTGGTTAACGGAAGGACCCCGCGATGA
- a CDS encoding class I SAM-dependent methyltransferase has product MTAWSDGYNSDIAYTHGFYREISPGYLSYVCLLNGIRTPPLDRPFRYCELGCGQGVTLNMLAACHPQGRFVGIDFNPLHIAGARRLAEEAGLSNVSFREQSFRDAAAAAERAGEEDGFDFITLHGVYSWISPDNRQALVDILARLLKPGGIVYVSYNAQPGWSPMMPLQRLMLAHAAANPGRSDRQFDAALDFLGRLNQAGAGYFAANPAAAQHLATIGNQDRRYLTHEYLNTHWEPLAHAQVVKDLERAKLSYGCSATISHNIDELAVKPDLRAILAEIADPALAETARDFAMNQVFRRDIFVRGAERMARRETEEELRRLRFTLLVPREAATLSIPIPLGELRHDPSLGAIHDALAAGTPSLAEIEARPDLARHDFGTISRFLSLLVSINHAAPLLPSPSAESRAAGARLNQAIARRMLIDETLFYLTAPVIGTGLQADTLERIVLAGLLAGQPVDSWALAGFATTCLQALGRSVLDENGAPITEPSRMRERLVGILSAMLPIKMPVWQRVGII; this is encoded by the coding sequence ATGACGGCCTGGAGCGACGGCTACAACTCGGATATCGCCTATACCCACGGCTTCTACCGCGAAATCTCGCCGGGCTACCTCAGCTACGTCTGCCTGCTGAACGGCATCCGGACGCCGCCGCTCGACCGGCCCTTCCGCTATTGCGAGCTGGGCTGCGGCCAGGGGGTGACCCTGAACATGCTGGCGGCATGCCATCCGCAAGGCCGGTTCGTCGGCATCGACTTCAATCCCCTTCACATTGCCGGCGCCCGGCGGCTGGCCGAGGAGGCGGGGCTCTCCAACGTCAGCTTCCGTGAGCAGAGCTTCCGGGACGCGGCGGCCGCGGCAGAACGGGCGGGGGAGGAGGACGGCTTCGACTTCATCACCCTGCACGGCGTCTACAGCTGGATCAGCCCGGACAACCGGCAGGCGCTTGTCGACATCCTGGCGCGGCTGCTGAAGCCGGGCGGCATCGTCTACGTCAGCTACAACGCCCAGCCAGGCTGGTCGCCGATGATGCCGCTGCAACGGCTGATGCTGGCCCATGCGGCGGCCAATCCGGGGCGCAGCGACCGCCAGTTCGATGCGGCGCTGGACTTCCTCGGCCGGCTGAACCAGGCCGGCGCCGGCTATTTCGCCGCCAACCCGGCGGCGGCCCAGCATCTTGCCACCATCGGCAACCAGGATCGCCGCTACCTGACCCATGAATATCTCAACACCCACTGGGAGCCGCTGGCCCACGCCCAGGTGGTGAAGGATCTGGAGCGGGCGAAGCTGTCCTATGGCTGCTCGGCGACGATCTCGCACAACATCGACGAGCTGGCGGTAAAGCCGGACCTGCGGGCCATCCTGGCGGAGATCGCCGACCCGGCCCTGGCGGAGACGGCCCGCGACTTCGCGATGAACCAGGTGTTCCGCCGCGACATCTTCGTCCGCGGTGCCGAGCGGATGGCCCGGCGCGAGACGGAGGAGGAGCTGCGCCGGCTGCGCTTCACCCTGCTGGTCCCGCGCGAGGCAGCCACCCTGTCCATCCCGATCCCGCTGGGGGAACTGCGCCACGATCCGTCGCTCGGCGCCATCCACGACGCGCTCGCCGCCGGTACGCCCAGCCTCGCCGAAATCGAGGCCCGGCCGGACCTCGCACGCCACGACTTCGGCACGATCTCGCGCTTCCTGTCCCTGCTGGTCTCGATCAACCATGCCGCCCCCCTGCTGCCCTCCCCGTCCGCCGAGAGCCGGGCGGCCGGTGCGCGGCTGAACCAGGCCATTGCCCGGCGCATGCTGATCGATGAGACGCTGTTCTATCTGACGGCGCCGGTGATCGGGACCGGCTTGCAGGCCGATACGCTGGAGCGGATCGTGCTGGCCGGGCTGCTGGCCGGCCAGCCGGTCGACAGCTGGGCACTCGCCGGCTTCGCGACGACGTGCCTGCAGGCGCTCGGCCGTTCCGTGCTGGACGAGAACGGCGCCCCGATCACCGAGCCGTCCCGGATGCGCGAGCGGCTCGTCGGCATCCTCTCCGCCATGCTGCCGATAAAAATGCCGGTGTGGCAGCGCGTCGGCATCATATAA
- the gmhA gene encoding D-sedoheptulose 7-phosphate isomerase, which produces MNIPTADRIRDAFLETSRNFAAFAEQTGPVAVAAGLMIEGLRGGGKVLFCGNGGSAADSQHLAAELTGRYLHDRPPLAAVALTVDSSALTAIANDYSYDEVFARQVRALGRAGDVLVGISTSGNSRNVVAALEAARALGLRTVGLTGAGGGRMAELCDVCIRVPSTDTPRIQEMHIAAGHMLCELVETAFL; this is translated from the coding sequence ATGAACATCCCCACCGCCGACCGCATCCGCGATGCCTTCCTGGAAACCTCCCGGAACTTCGCGGCCTTCGCCGAACAGACCGGCCCGGTGGCCGTCGCCGCCGGACTGATGATCGAAGGGTTGCGAGGCGGCGGAAAGGTGCTGTTCTGCGGCAACGGCGGCTCGGCGGCCGACAGCCAGCACCTCGCGGCTGAACTGACCGGGCGCTACCTGCACGACCGGCCGCCGCTGGCCGCCGTCGCATTGACGGTCGACAGCTCCGCCCTGACCGCCATCGCCAATGACTATTCCTATGACGAGGTCTTCGCCAGGCAGGTGCGCGCGCTGGGCCGCGCCGGCGACGTGCTGGTCGGCATCTCCACCAGCGGGAACAGCCGCAACGTGGTGGCGGCACTGGAGGCGGCCAGGGCGCTCGGCCTGCGCACGGTCGGTCTGACCGGAGCCGGCGGCGGCCGTATGGCGGAACTGTGCGACGTCTGCATCCGCGTTCCGTCGACCGACACGCCGCGCATCCAGGAAATGCACATCGCTGCAGGCCACATGCTGTGCGAGCTGGTGGAGACGGCCTTCCTGTGA
- a CDS encoding HAD-IIIA family hydrolase, producing the protein MILAGGLGTRLGERTRDTPKPLVTVAGRPFLDHLVGNLARFGFERVLLLGGYRGERIAGYCHDASRFGPILSCLLEPEPAGTGGALLQARDALDEEFLLLNGDSFFDLNLLDLALPGADETENGERPLARVALRRIADAGRYGTVELAGGRITAFAERPAGGGEAVINGGIYWMRRALLERIASTPCSLERDVLPGLAADGRLAGRCYDGAFIDIGIPEDLGRAQELLPRWTRRPAAFLDRDGVLNVDHGYVHHRGHFEWVEGAVDAIKLLNDRGYYVFLITNQSGVARGYYDEQAVRALHGWMGEAMRRRGAHLDDIRYCPYHPEGTVEAYRRPSDWRKPAPGMILDLMRHWPVEPAGSFVIGDTATDLQAAEAAGLPGHLFRGGSLLHRVREVLGGR; encoded by the coding sequence GTGATCCTGGCCGGCGGGCTGGGCACCCGGCTCGGCGAGCGGACGCGCGACACGCCCAAACCGCTGGTGACGGTCGCCGGACGGCCCTTCCTCGATCATCTCGTCGGCAATCTCGCCCGGTTCGGCTTCGAGCGGGTGCTGCTGCTGGGCGGCTACCGCGGCGAGCGGATCGCCGGCTACTGCCACGACGCCAGCCGCTTCGGCCCCATCCTCTCCTGCCTGCTGGAACCGGAGCCGGCCGGTACCGGCGGCGCCCTTCTGCAGGCACGCGATGCGCTGGACGAGGAGTTCCTGCTGCTGAACGGCGACTCCTTCTTCGATCTGAACCTTCTCGACCTCGCCTTGCCGGGTGCCGACGAGACGGAGAACGGGGAGCGGCCCCTCGCCCGGGTGGCGCTGCGGCGGATCGCCGATGCCGGACGCTACGGCACGGTGGAACTGGCGGGCGGCCGCATCACCGCCTTCGCCGAACGTCCCGCCGGCGGCGGGGAGGCGGTCATCAACGGCGGCATCTACTGGATGCGCCGGGCGTTGCTGGAGCGGATCGCCAGTACCCCCTGCTCGCTGGAACGCGACGTGCTGCCGGGGCTGGCGGCGGACGGGCGGCTCGCCGGGCGTTGCTACGATGGAGCCTTCATCGACATCGGGATCCCCGAGGATCTGGGGCGGGCGCAGGAACTGCTGCCGCGCTGGACACGCCGGCCGGCCGCCTTCCTCGACCGCGATGGGGTGCTGAACGTCGATCACGGCTATGTCCACCACCGCGGCCATTTCGAATGGGTCGAGGGCGCCGTCGACGCGATCAAGCTGCTGAACGACCGCGGCTACTACGTCTTCCTGATCACCAACCAGTCCGGCGTCGCGCGCGGCTATTACGACGAGCAGGCGGTCCGCGCCCTGCACGGCTGGATGGGCGAGGCGATGCGGCGTCGGGGTGCCCATCTCGACGACATCCGCTACTGCCCCTACCATCCCGAGGGCACGGTCGAAGCCTACCGCCGCCCCTCCGACTGGCGAAAGCCGGCCCCCGGCATGATCCTCGACCTGATGCGGCATTGGCCGGTCGAGCCCGCCGGCAGCTTCGTCATCGGCGACACGGCCACCGACCTTCAGGCAGCGGAGGCCGCCGGCCTGCCCGGCCACCTCTTCCGCGGCGGCAGTCTGCTCCATCGGGTGCGGGAGGTTCTCGGTGGGCGCTGA